The following are from one region of the Amyelois transitella isolate CPQ chromosome 21, ilAmyTran1.1, whole genome shotgun sequence genome:
- the LOC106142192 gene encoding allatostatin-A produces MLYTSLPFCFLLIGCALCLPESVPSSGQDSQTLDTSDNEHTAALEKRSPHYDFGLGKRAYSYVSEYKRLPVYNFGLGKRSRPYSFGLGKRSVSDDEHTNGISNDVDTAAIAEFLNQYDDESGYDEKRARPYSFGLGKRFADDETSEEKRRMYDFGLGKRLPMYNFGLGKRARSYNFGLGKRLSSKFNFGLGKRERDMHRFSFGLGKRSTEDAYTDAENYSEI; encoded by the exons ATGTTGTACACATCACTACCATTCTGCTTCCTCCTCATCGGTTGCGCGCTCTGTCTACCAGAGAGCGTGCCATCTAGCGGGCAAGATTCGCAAACTCTTGACACGTCAGACAATGAACACACCGCTGCACTTGAGAAGAGATCACCCCACTACGATTTTGGACTCGGCAAGAGAGCTTATAGCTACGTTTCGGAGTATAAGAGACTGCCAGTGTATAATTTTGGATTAGGAAAAAG GTCAAGGCCATACTCCTTCGGGCTCGGCAAACGGTCAGTATCTGATGATGAACATACAAATGGAATCTCCAACGATGTAGATACAGCGGCAATTGCGGAGTTTCTAAATCAATACGATGACGAATCTG GTTACGATGAGAAGCGAGCGAGACCTTACAGCTTCGGTTTGGGTAAACGATTCGCCGATGACGAGACGTCGGAAGAAAAGCGGAGAATGTACGATTTCGGTCTCGGGAAACGCTTACCCATGTACAATTTCGGACTCGGGAAACGGGCGAGGAGCTACAATTTCGGCCTGGGTAAACGACTGAGCAGCAAGTTCAATTTCGGTTTGGGTAAACGCGAGAGGGACATGCATCGCTTCAGCTTCGGCTTGGGTAAACGATCGACCGAAGACGCCTACACTGACGCTGAGAACTACTCGGAGATTTAA